The sequence below is a genomic window from Brachyhypopomus gauderio isolate BG-103 chromosome 5, BGAUD_0.2, whole genome shotgun sequence.
GACAGTATTCCAACTAGGGGTTTTCTACGCTGCGTCCATCTCGGACCTCGCTTGCTGTGCAGGACATCATTGCTCTTACGTGAACTGGCATGTTGAAGTAGTCCGACTTGAAGTGATCCGCCATCTCCCCGAAGCTCTGCAGTGTGTACTCACGAACCGCCTGCTCAAAGCCGAACGCCTCCCGGGGTTTGCTGCATTCCTGCGGAGAGAGGAGGGACAGTGCTCACCCAACATAACCGGCAACGCCATTCAATCAGCATCACCCCAAGGCGCAAAACACAACATGTGGCAatgttacaaaataaaacaaaaaaaattgaaaagaAATGTTTAAAGCAATATAATGGACCACAGAGGGTGCGGGTAGAGGTTGATAAAATAAACACTAATGAGGAAGAAGGGTCCATACCTCAGCCACACATTTGGGACAGCGCCAGTCGCCTTTGGGCACGTCTTGAAGTGGAGGAATCAGACAAAACGTGTGGTAGCTGTCATCACAGCCGTCGCACAACAGGAGGCGGTCCTCCTCGTCGCCCCGCCCACATGACATGCACATGTACAGGTCGATCTAGGAGATCATAGAAGTTGTCTCTCAATTTAATATTCCGCAACAGAAAAGAAACTAAAAGCTGCTGTTGGTCTTTAAAAATACTTTATTTCCAATCACACTGTAAATTCTCAAAATAACTATGAAAGGAAAACCAAACTAATAATACTTACAAAATTAACTTCTAGAGTTTCTTTGCGTGGACGCATCTTAATCGCAAACTCCTGAGCCTTGAGGTATCTCTGTTTCTTGATGAAGCCATCATCTGTGTTACAAACGCCAAGGTGTCAAAGCTCAATTCTCAACCCCTAAAGGCTCCTTTACACTATAAGGCTCCTTAGCCTGGCTTTTCTTTTCTCCAAAATATAAATCGCTCCTACATTTGTGAACACCCCTTCATCTGCTCAAAGCAAGGCCCGCCAGCGTGGGAAACTCACCGGCCGGGACGATCTCCAGACCGACCACCGCAGGACTGCTGCCAAAGATCTGTAGGCTTTTGGGCTCTTTGTTCTCCCTCTAAAGGAACGCAAAAAAGGTCGAAACTGAAAATGAGCATCCAGGAACAGCCCTGGAGACACGCTGCAAAGTGAGCGATTATACTGGAATGACAAATGCACTTCCCCAACCCGGCTATTTACAGGTGATTGCAAACCCAGAATGAGCAGTCTGCAAGCACATGCCAAGCCATGATAGAACGCATGATTCCATGTGTGATCTAGGTAGCTAGTGTCATCATGGGCCTTTTTACATATTTTGAGGGTTAAAATATAACTACTGTCATCCTGGGCAGGTATGCAATCTACAATGACGTTGCAGAGggggtgtgtttatgtgtgtgtcatggAAAAGCATACCCAAACTAAAAGCTGAAATATTTTCCTAGATTTCCATTTTTCAAGATGACATTGTGGATAATATTAAGCAACAGGAAGCCCATTGTTAGGTAATATTTAACAGAACATGTTAATTATGTAATGTAACCAAACAATATTATAACCAACATTATAACATTTTTCAATTAAACTGATTTAACCAAAAACTAGTTCACAATAGACAGTGGGAAAACTGCCACCCAAGAACTATTCACACAGCTTGGAAGAAGAAATTTTGTAAGtatgtttaaatattttatcTCCTTTGACCTTAACTAGCATAACTGGCAAAATGCCAAGGTAGATGATTGCAGAACAAGACTCCTTATACAGAGGACTGTCGAGTTTGACAAAAGACACAATGTAACTAGCTCTGGCATGTTTACTTTTGAGTCTTGTAAAGATCTTGTACATTAGAGAGCTGACCTCAGACTTCAGGCGTCGCGAGCGTCTTTCAGGAAGCAGGTGATCCTTATTCTGTGGCCGGTCACCCAGACCATCCTGATCCTTGCCTTCTTTTTCCCTTTGCTTCTCTtcttcgtcctcctcctcttcctcacagccACCCTCTATTCCTTCGTCCACGTCCTCGGTTTCATCACTCTCCTGGTACAGCTGATGAATGCCCTGCAGCTTACAGAACCGCATTGCTTACTCGAGGCGACATAATAGGAAgataacacaacacaaaaacctTCCGATCCACAGTAGAAGTGTCCAAAGCAGAAGAGTCAAACTCACAGACAGGGAGGCTCCAGATTGGAAGAGCTCGTACGGGTAGAGGATCCTCTCAAAGTGGGAGCGCAGCAGTGATCCGATCCCCTTCCCGGACGGCAAGCCCATGCGACTGGCTATCTTGGACCAGCGCTTCTGTTTGCAGACCGCCTCGAAGCCGCCTTCCGCAGACACAATCTACACAAAATGGTTCACAACATTTTATGCTTCGCCTTATTCCTGGCACAGTAGGGAGTGACAATCTTTTACCAACAAAATGGAAGAAATGGAAGCATGATAGGGAAAAAATACTATATAATCATATTGATACATATGCTTTGGAGAATATGTGAATAATGTCATCTCTGGAGAATGATCCTTTATCTAACCCAAGCTCACTATTTTGCTTTGCTAAGTCACAGAATGCTATGTGTGATCAAATCCATTGAATAATTTGTCCTGGTCACATGTTGCAAAACGTTGATACTGAACAAAAGTGGAGGATGTGCAGTAGTTGATTTGTCTTGCCTTGCTGAGAAGGTACAAGTCCAGGATCTTTCTCTCCACATGTGGAAAGCGGAGTTTAGAGCCCTGAAGTTCCCAAAACTTGGCAATTTGATCCAAGAAGTTGAGCTTGACTCTGGTAAGGGCCTGAAAGTACAGTAGCAAACAGACTGACGGAGAATAGCTTTCATTTACGACACATCTGTCTCAACTTCAGCAGAGTGTTTTATAATGTGTACACAGTAACTCTCTGGAACAGTCCACACAAAAATCACTTGTATGCATTGCAAATAATTTTCCTTTGTATATTGTACAAAGGATGCCCTTCACATAAAGGTTCAAGCAAATATGGACTAAAGGGGGAAACACTGCACACAAAGCAATGCAGAATCAGTGAAGAACCAGCAAAAACATCCTGAACACTGAGCCATGCATGCAAGCGACAACAAAGGTGTAAActgatacaaaaaaaaaaaaaaaaaaaaaaagatactcACCTCGAGCTCATTAAGCCTTTGTACTCGCGGTGTAAAACGGAAGTTGCGCACATCACAACCAAAAGGGGGCTGCCAATCCTGAGACGGAAGAGAAAACTGAGCAAGCTGTTTGATCCAACTAACGTGGTGTCAGTTGGGAAGTTTTCAGCATACATCACTGGAAATTCAATAAAAGATGGATCTTCCAAGACAAGTCACATCACCAATGTGACCAAACAATTCACCAAACTGAAGGCCTTTTTGTAGAAAAGACACAAGTTGAAGGCTGTATGCTTGTGAAGATACATGCCATGACAATTAGATTATGCATGAAAATGTTGAGAATGATCAACAAAAGATCACtgtatattattatttactttaaAATCAGTCCACAGTGAGTTAACTTACTGCATAATTATTACTACAAGCCTAAATAACAGTGATAAACATGCATTCACGGCTCGGTATCGCACGCTGTTGACACTGCACCAAAAGGCCCACGGTACCACAACAGGTGGGTTACCTGAGGCGGACGAATCTTGCAGATGCCAGTTTGCTCCGCAATCGGTCGGATCTTGTTTATGAAGCCCAGCGGATCCGAAAAATCCTCCCAGCTGGGCTCAAACACCGGGCACTCGGGGGGAGGCACGAACTCGGCGTAGGCAGACATTACTCGAGTTCCCTTTCGTTTATAAACCTACACTTTTCATACATGTAAAAAGTACAGTAGCTACGGTCTTCCACGCATGATTATTTtagtcttttttgtttgtttaaaaaaaggGTTGAGACAGGAACTATTTCATTTTTGTCCCTCTTCGCCACGACTATGTGGCCTTTAGTGCAGGAAAACGTCCCATTTCATGCCACGTTCAAACGCGCGACGCCCATAAACACTGTCACACCGGCGACGTTGTTTTACTGAGGAAAAAAATAAAGACTATTTAACGCTAAAAGACACCGGAGTTCATTTAGAAAACACCCCGAACCGACGCGCTGCTGGTCGGGAACCCAACGTCCTTCTGTGGAGGACCGGCCCCGTCTACCTGCTCCACCGCCCCGAGTGTCCGTTTAGCCAGTTATCCGGTCATAGCGCCGCTAGCCGTCTTCCTGCGCACCAGCGACATACCGCGGCCCCGTCTAGCAGCCACGACGAGGGCGCTCTGGTCTCCTCGCTCGGCCCCGAGGCGACGTTGGCTCGCTATTTAACTTCGGTTTGTCCCAAAACCACCTCCACGAACGCAGCCGACCAGCTAGGGTCGCAGCCAGGCAGCTACAGCTAGCCCCGCTAGCAGAGCGGCTCGCGCAGCGTTAGCAACGGCGCTAACGGTCGTTCTGCTCATCCTCTAGAacgctagctagctggctaactgaACACAACTTTATGGCCGTCGTAGCTAGAAGCTCCCGACAAAAAACGTACTGCATCCGTTCAGTATGTGTCTCCTCGTCGGGCTGTCTGCCCGTGTGAAGCCGTGCCGCTATATTAAAGCCCCCGGACTATCTTTGTTGCGGTGGCTGCGCTACCGTCGTCCGCCACAAGGGCGAACCCTCCTCATATCCTCACTGAGGAGGCGGACTGGGCTGTTATGGCGGCGGCGTAAttctgtgtgtacatgtagaTGAATCGTCGAAACGAATACTGCTGTTTCTTGTGTTGGGGCAAAGAGACACCTAACCATTTACACCTAACCATTAACTAACGATTAACTAaccaataattataataataaacaataataacGATTAACTAGCCACTTTCCCTTCCACGAACACCCACCTACAGCCAATATTCGTTTTCTACAGCTACATTCATTTACTCTGTAGCTAGAAGTTAGGTAGACAAAATACACAAGTGAAATAAGTGTAAATCACAAGctttgaaattgtaattgtgATTTCCTTTGTGATATAACTAGGTTATATGTCTGTTTGATTTTGAGATTTTTACAACTGTTATCTTTGCACGTTAATAAAAAATTGAAGGGGCGAAGGTCAAAGGCATAACTTCTGGAAACACAGGAATTAGCAAACAAGACGCACTTTTTAATTTAGTTCTTTCTTTGTTTATTGTGGTAAAAGCAAGCTGTAATTATTGTTGTGCAAACACTAGTTCAACTCACAGTACCGCCACCTGCTGAGACGGAGCGTGTGTATTTCTTTTTAAAAGAAAGAGCTCCACCTAAACCCTTACGTGGTCGTATAATCAAATACTTTCTCCTAATAACATTTTCTTAGTTGCTCTTTTGCCACCTATGATGCAAACAATGAATTATTTCTGATTTGAATGTGAAATTATCCAAATACATTTGGCTCATTGGCTGTATCCCCACATCCCTGTTCTAAAGTCATTCTTTGGACATGAATAACAACAAACATTTAATAATGAACAATTAACAATAAACATGTCACTTGATGCGACTTGATGTCATTTATTCATAAGAAACAAGAATATAATACAACCAGCTTTAAATAATCAAACAAATGAAAAGGAAAGAGGTGACAATATTTGGTATAACAGCGTTTATTTGCACATTGCAAGATCATATATCAGTTGGTTGACTTGACAGGTACCAAAGCAAATACAAAGCCAAAAGATGCCACTTTTAAATTGTACAAATCTGTTATATATTATGTAAACATAATACCTAATAATCATGGAATGGGTATTCTGGGTGATCACTCCACCTTAACAAAGGAAACAATAATTAGCttagccatgttgttttacaacTATTAGCCAGATCTTTTTAGAACATATTTTAGAAATGAGTTTCAATTGCTGTCTGTACTGCAACATGTCATGTTTCCActgatcaaacacacacaaaaaaaaatctatccATGCATGGGTTAAGAATTACCCTAGAGAACTGAATTGCTTGTGGGGGCAAGGAAAATGTAAATATGTGCATTAGGGGGTCTCACTACTACTGCAATATTTTTGAGATTTTTTCGTTTGTTACTTACATAAGAAGCTCCACAAATCGGATATTTTTGTTCAGCCCTTCTAATGCTCTCATTTCATCATCGGTCAAGGAGAAGTCAAAAATCtttcagaaagaaagagaattgAGAATTTAGAGAATTAGAGAATAACTTCACAATAAAGCTGCAGTACTCACTTATGAGGGCTTATTAACCTCAAAGTTTTCCTTAATGCGCTTGGGGCTGAAGCTCTTGGGAATGACCGCCACGCCTCTCTGGACATTGAACCGCAAGGCAACTTGTGCTGTGTTCTTCTTATATTTCTTGGCAATGGCCATCAGAAGCTCGTCTTCTAGCAAAGGTGGACTCTTTAAATTCACCCTTTACAATGGGACATACAATGGAAGACAATTAATATGCTGCAGTCAAAGGACGGTCCGTTCATAGTAGATCACAGAGAGCTTCTTCAGTCTATGTGTGTGACACATTATTTATAGTTAGACTGTATCCCAAGGGCAGAAGAACAGTGTAtaccaggatggatctctggatGTTCCTAGAGGACTGTATCCAACAATGACAATTTCATTCTGCTTACAGTATTGCATCATTTTAGGCTGAGTGAAGTACGGGTGGCATTCAATCTACAACAATTAGAAAAAAGACATTAACAAGAATTTCTACAGATAAGGATTTTTCATTCCAACAACACTAACCAGAACAAAGTAACAAATGAACAAGAAAAGACTTCAACAATTTGTTAATCCTACAAACCACAATACTTTCAAGTATTCGTACAACAACACGCTTCCTTAACTGTGGGGTAATCTTCCTGTTACCTGGTTTGTCACAGGTTTGTACTTCAGACCCGGCTTGTTCAGGATCAGTTCCAGTTGCCTCTTGTTGAAGTTAGACACCCCAAGAGATTTTGTCAATCCTACATCTTTGCATGCTTCTAACGCCTAAAGATAGAAAAAGATGCAGGACACTATTGGGATACCATGGTCCTTAATCTTCAAAGTTGCATGCAAAAGACTTTAGATTAAACTGCCCTGAGCAACATAAAACTACTTTAGCTTTGAGACTATCATTTATCATCGAACAGTGATTTGAGCTGATGAATCAGTTTGAATCATTTGCATAAAGCAAGTTTCATATCGACCCCATTTACTATTTACattaaacacacattaaatctATACAGGTGCAGTACTAGGAAGATCATAAATGGCAAACATTGAATATATCAGTCATTCAAAATTGAAGACAAAAGAAAAGATGGAAGGATGGACAAATGTACATTTTGAGTTAGAGGTGCTTGTCTTTTTATATTGAGTTGAAGGGCTGGTTAATCACGATGCAGGTCTGTGAAACCCAGCTGACATATCCAGATTACACATTGGCAGTAAGTAATCAAGCCGAATTTCTACTCTTTTTGTACAAGGATTCTTGTGTGcattgtaaaatattaataaaataaactaataacaaataatacaaaatggttaaatttaaaaaatgaataaattgatgtagaaaataagaaaaataaaatgctgagtaaatatatatgtattgaAATGTAGAAATATAGAAATGTAGAAATATAGAAATTTGTGTTCTATTCAGTGCACCTCAGACCTTAATTTGAATGTCCTACTTGTCATAATCATTTATTCACTGTTTGAACAGCCAGCACTGTAGTGCTGAACACTGATGTTCACAAAGTGTTTTTCCCATGTACCCATTCAGGCTTACTTTTTTTGTGGTTTACAACACAGTTAAATAGATTTtacacagaggtgtcaattacagaaagtaaaagtcctcaccaggattttgctcaagcttgctagattttctaattagtgcaatctaggtaaaattagtggaatcaacacaatccaggaagcctgagcaaaatcctggtggggacttttactttctgaacctggaattgacacctctgatttTATATAAAGGTCGTAAAAAGACACCTTAATGTCAGGATTCATATGATGACATATGATGATGCAGTTATTCATCTTCACAATATGAGactgacacctagtggcctggaTGTCTCAGATATTCTGTATTTAACCCCCTGTTCTATGGAGTATGAATTTGTACATTTGAGGACTACAAAGCAAGTAAATTGAGATTACAATCTCAATTAAGCTGctggattatatatatatatatatatatatatatatatatatatatatatatatatatatatatatatatatatatatatatatatatgttttagcAGTAAAAATGACTATAAAATATCTAATTTTCATTGTTATGGCTGTGTAACACTTGTTATCTCACAATCAGAGATTCAATGAGGAGATTTCAGTGAACGTTACTAGTTGAGAAACAACATCTGTGTCTGAAACTCTATGTTGGGGATCTGACATATTGTAGTGATGTTTAACAATATATTGGAGGATATTCACTGCACTATGAATATCCACAATAAGTAGTGTTCAAATGATGTAGCCTAACAGGCAAAATAAATCCATAATGCACTGCATTGTTTGGTTTGAAGATTTGCACACAGCCTCTCCAGAAATGTGCAAAGGACAATGGAGACATATTCAGAGTCCTCATATATTATATATCGTTTATATTACCTCATGGACCAATAAACATGTGGTGATCTTTACCGTCTCAGATTTTCTCAGACTTGTTACATTGGACTGTGGTGTAATGTTCAGATTGTTTATGCAACACAGTCTGTCTTCATACAGCACAGAGTTAACATACATAACAGTGTTTGAAATCACTATTAATTAGTGAAATTTGCTAATTATAAAATCCTCCCAACTCGGCTTAAAAACTGGGCACTCTATACTGTTCCCTATAATAGTGCTCTATGTAGTTATTGAGATTTTTGAATGCAGGGAATAGGATGAAGAGGACATAGTTTTGGACAAGCACGCATGTTTGAAAGACACTGGCAGGCCTTTCACCACATTGTCACACAACTGTCTTTTGCCTTTCAGCCACACATATCTGTGTTTTTATGTGGGTATTTTTACGTCATGTAAGCGGGCTTGAGCTTGCTAAAGTAGCATGGTGTGTGGAAAGAATGTGTCAAAGTTCACCTTATGTAGTTGTCATTTCTTACCTATGTCATTACAAGTACTTAATTTTCATAATTACCCACAAGTATGTTGGTATTTTTCTCAGTAATATTAAGTTCAACACAGGGAAAGGAATTAGTACACTTTAAATATCAGTAAATATCCATGTTCTTCCTGAGAGGCTTAGGAAATGATTTATGCTAGAATAGGTTGAGTAAATAAACGTAAATGGTTTAAGGCAATCCGTTTCCTCAAACCAATTACGTTAATATAATCCATCAGGATTTATAGTGtgcagttattattattaatttactacTACTGATTTTTTCATGATATTTATATCAGTAATGATATAAATAATAAAGTTTATTGTTTAACCATAATGGAACTTAAGGAGAAATTTGTGTGTCAAATGCAATTTTGGTAAATATATTTTGGTCCACTGAGATATTTTTTTCTCCTGGGCCTTACAACCTCTgcttaaaaacacaaaaaaaccccACTGAACTTCAAAGGTCACTATAACCTTTGAAGTCTGCCAAGCAGAGCAATTTATATGGTTTAGACCTTGGACGTCAGTTTGACGACAGCTTTAAGAAGGATTTGTAATCTGTTGAACTTTAAAGTCACCTGATAAATCCTTATGATTATATGATTTTTATCctacacatttgaaaaaaaaaatactccaTTTGAAATTTAAAGTGAGACATCTACTTACCTCCCATGTAGCACAGAGGTCTGTCTCGTGGTAAATAATCTTTCCATTTTCATCTTTGGGATAGAAGGTATCTCCAGGCTGGGACAATTGGTTAAAAAATACCCATCTAAATATTCGTTCCTGAATTTTCATTTTGCATTATAGAATTTGTGATGAGTACATGGAAAAACCTTGAAAGCCATGGGCAATTCAACAATGTAGAGGTCCACATATTCCAGTTGCAGAGTTTGGAGAGTCCGCTCTAGTGCTGGTCTTACAAGCTCTGGTGGATGAAAAGTGTTCCACAGCtaccacaaaaacaaacaaacaaacaaaaaaaataaacaaacaaaaccaaacaaaaaacaaacaaacaaaaaaaaaaaaccccacttaTATCAAGTTGGACTGTAATGTACTGAATGGAACTGATTAATAAAAGCTTTCAACAGTGAACAAAGATTTATAAGCATTCCAGCACAGAATGAGAATTAACTTGCTGCTTCTATTTAGTAGTAATTCAAGACGTGCTGAAAATTTTGCAGAACAAGGTTACCTTTCCACAGTAGAAAATGTCCTCTCTCTTGACAGTACCATCAGCAATTTTCTCTCGTATAGCTTGGCCCACCTCATGCTCGTTGAAATATACCAGTGCTCCATCAATATGCCTATATCCAACCTCAATGGCCAACTTCACTGATTCATATGCAGTTCCC
It includes:
- the LOC143514053 gene encoding aldo-keto reductase family 1 member D1-like isoform X2, producing MAFKPGDTFYPKDENGKIIYHETDLCATWEALEACKDVGLTKSLGVSNFNKRQLELILNKPGLKYKPVTNQIECHPYFTQPKMMQYCKQNEIVIVGYSPLGTSRDPSWVNLKSPPLLEDELLMAIAKKYKKNTAQVALRFNVQRGVAVIPKSFSPKRIKENFEIFDFSLTDDEMRALEGLNKNIRFVELLMWSDHPEYPFHDY
- the LOC143514053 gene encoding aldo-keto reductase family 1 member D1-like isoform X1; its protein translation is MSLTAKNHSVTMSNGYKIPLMGIGTYGDPRTTPKGTAYESVKLAIEVGYRHIDGALVYFNEHEVGQAIREKIADGTVKREDIFYCGKLWNTFHPPELVRPALERTLQTLQLEYVDLYIVELPMAFKPGDTFYPKDENGKIIYHETDLCATWEALEACKDVGLTKSLGVSNFNKRQLELILNKPGLKYKPVTNQIECHPYFTQPKMMQYCKQNEIVIVGYSPLGTSRDPSWVNLKSPPLLEDELLMAIAKKYKKNTAQVALRFNVQRGVAVIPKSFSPKRIKENFEIFDFSLTDDEMRALEGLNKNIRFVELLMWSDHPEYPFHDY